The segment GCGTTCAACCTGTATGATACGAATGTCGTGTCGGACCCTTCGCCCAGCCCGTTCGAACACGGCTCCATAGAAGCGAACCCGATGTTCCAGGCGGGGTCGCCCCGGTATAAGCCCATCACCACATCTCCGGCAGTGGACGGTGGGGAGGCGAGCTTCGTGCACCCCGGTGAGGTAGATATTACCGGCGCGTCCCGTATTCAGGGCCTGCGTGTGGACATGGGGGCCTACGAGGCGGCCACGCCGCCTGGTCCCAGCCGTGTTTACGTTTCTCCGTCCGGCAGCGACGCTAACGATGGGACCACTTGGGCGACCGCCAAACAGTCCATCAGGGCTGCGTTGAGGGCCGTCGCGATGGACGGCGCCGTGTGGGTGCGTGAAGGTGTGTATCAGGCAGGCTTAGACATACCCAGCCACGTGTCGTTGTACGGCGGCTTTCAGGGCGCCGAAGACCGGTTGGAACAGCGGGACTACTTCCACCACGCCTCCGTCATCGCGGGAGATGGCGGAGGAACGCTTATCTCCATCTCCAGCACCGCGCAGACCGTCCGAGTGGACGGGTTTACGATCCGCGGCGGAGGCGCAACGGGTGACATGGGTGCTTACAGTGCTAGCGGAATCACCAGTGCCGGGAAGGACGTGGTTATCGTCAACAACACCGTCTCGGATATCGCCGCCAGCTACTACGAGGACAACCCATCGGCATGGGCAAGCGGTATCAACGCAGGCGGCGGTCCAGTGACGATCGCGAACAACTCCGTCCGGAACGTCAGCGCCACGGCCATCCAGGGAATGACGTATCCGCAGTTTTCCAACTACGCCTCCGCCTATGCGGTCGGCATCACCGTGGGCGGAGGAGACGTGACCGTTGCCAACAACGTCGTCGCGGGAGTCACCGCCAGGGTTGGCGGCGCCCCTTCCAATTTCGGGGTCGAGGCGGACGGTATCGCCGGTGGCAACATAGCGGGACGGATCGTGAATAACACAATCGTGAACAGCCATGGATCAGCTGTCTTCTTCAGCTACCCGGCTCCGGACGCGTACGGCTATGGCATCTCTCTCGGAGGAAACACCACGGGTCTCACGGTGGCGAACAATGTCATCGCTTACAACTCAACTGGCGTGAGCGCCTCATCAACCGATGCATTCAGTCACAATTGTTTCTACGGCAACATCTATGGCAGTGCCACCGGAGGCGCGGATCCCATAGGCGTCAACGGCAATATCCTCGCCGATCCGCTGTTTGCGAGCCTGGGAGCCGGCGACTATCACCTGCAGCTTCTATCGCCGTGTGTGGACGCGGGCGATAACGCAGCCGTCTGGGGCGACACGGACCTGGACGGGCGCACTCGCGTCATCGCCGGCACGGTCGACATCGGAGCGTACGAGACAACGTACGCAGCGGCATACACCATTGCGGACGCAGCCAGCGCGCTGCGCATTGCGGCCGGCTTAAGTGCGCCGAGTCCGGCGCTCGTGGGGCGTCTAAACGTAGCGGGGGATAACAGCCGCGTGGATGTGGCTGACGCCGTGCTGCTGGCGCGAAAGGCCGTCGGCAAAGACCGAAACCCGTAATGCGCGGGGTTCGAGCCCCGAGTGTCCCAACTCGGAACCCGGGAACCGGAACTCGGAACTCGGAACTCGGAGCCC is part of the Armatimonadota bacterium genome and harbors:
- a CDS encoding choice-of-anchor Q domain-containing protein codes for the protein MRRTSRALAGLAGILIVGPAGAATVYVNRDAPGVIQDGATWQTAFITIQPALDAAKPGDEVWVTGNRYAGGLTLRTPHVALYGGFSAGDTNKDRLNPSFQTRILPLNADPLVTITPEALGAVWDNFDLARGEDSMWAHWATIPGPGIIIQAADCTIRRDTIHGCGAINAESGGVSCMAGSSATFAECIICNNTARDGGGIVAKGAVLTVVNSTVRENDAMASSTNAPEYIWDGRGGGIAVLGGSANIVHTTITGNVSRHGGGLWADGAAVSFARNWVEDNAALRESPSNMGMVVQVSGGGVGLSNCTADVRNNVFALNMVYGDALPGIFSVAEVQGGGLAFIGGSGSVVNNTFVGNLASAIGLQFSGNGSTCMGGGASIWATANVANNIFSDNRATLEPDSTAYGNALASNGTVQAFNLYDTNVVSDPSPSPFEHGSIEANPMFQAGSPRYKPITTSPAVDGGEASFVHPGEVDITGASRIQGLRVDMGAYEAATPPGPSRVYVSPSGSDANDGTTWATAKQSIRAALRAVAMDGAVWVREGVYQAGLDIPSHVSLYGGFQGAEDRLEQRDYFHHASVIAGDGGGTLISISSTAQTVRVDGFTIRGGGATGDMGAYSASGITSAGKDVVIVNNTVSDIAASYYEDNPSAWASGINAGGGPVTIANNSVRNVSATAIQGMTYPQFSNYASAYAVGITVGGGDVTVANNVVAGVTARVGGAPSNFGVEADGIAGGNIAGRIVNNTIVNSHGSAVFFSYPAPDAYGYGISLGGNTTGLTVANNVIAYNSTGVSASSTDAFSHNCFYGNIYGSATGGADPIGVNGNILADPLFASLGAGDYHLQLLSPCVDAGDNAAVWGDTDLDGRTRVIAGTVDIGAYETTYAAAYTIADAASALRIAAGLSAPSPALVGRLNVAGDNSRVDVADAVLLARKAVGKDRNP